One Nicotiana tomentosiformis chromosome 4, ASM39032v3, whole genome shotgun sequence genomic window carries:
- the LOC138910503 gene encoding uncharacterized protein — MAEFFRHLVGIMSERSEINFEKMRKMGGVEFEGTTDPTVAEQWLERMERVFEQLECTNASKFKYVISLLQKDAYDWWVSVPNAKAKPLVLTWDDFVKAFHAKYIPPVYCDAKKKEFLNLRQGISVALTWEKIGKEEASRRENKFRKGNSDYGCPSKKGKFDYSKTKSCGKNHYGACIRAYGACFYCGSLDHKVKDCPNTNPLSSTHTEGSVQKPVTTHSQANSGARPRNMQVAGLSGANQGSGSRATARVYAMRQKNDQDVPGVVVGKFHLFGTFVVTLFDLGSSHSYVCSSLAFPDTIKFVRLDFDVLVDLVQFHSSN; from the exons ATGGCTGAGTTCTTTCGTCACTTGGTTGGGATAATGTCAGAACGAAGTGAAATAAATTTTGAGAAGATGAGGAAAATGGGTGGAGTTGAATTTGAAGGAACTACTGATCCCACGGTAGCTGAACAATGGCTCGAGCGCATGGAGAGGGTCTTTGAACAACTAGAGTGTACTAATGCTTCCAAATTTAAGTATGTTATCTCTCTTTTACAAAAGGATGCCTATGATTGGTGGGTAAGTGTGCCAAATGCAAAAGCAAAACCTCTGGTGCTTACTTGGGATGACTTTGTGAAAGCATTTCATGCGAAATATATTCCccctgtctattgtgatgctaagAAAAAGGAGTTTTTGAATTTAAGACAAGGGA TTTCAGTTGCTCTTACTTGGGAAAAAATTGGCAAGGAAGAAGCTAGTAGGAGAGAAAACAAGTTTAGGAAGGGTAATTCAGATTATGGATGTCCATCCAAGAAGGGAAAGTTTGACTATTCCAAGACTAAAAGT TGCGGGAAGAATCACTATGGTGCCTGCATAAGAGCTTATGGTGCTTGTTTTTATTGTGGAAGTCTGGATCATAAAGTGAAGGATTGTCCTAATACTAATCCTCTTTCTTCTACACATACAGAGGGCTCAGTTCAAAAGCCTGTCACTACTCATTCTCAAGCTAATAGCGGTGCAAGACCTAGAAATATGCAAGTAGCGGGTTTGAGTGGAGCTAATCAGGGTAGTGGGTCAAGAGCTACTGCACGAGTCTATGCTATGAGACAGAAGAATGACCAAGATGTCCCGGGCGTGGTTGTTGGTAAATTTCACTTATTTGGCACATTTGTTGTTACATTATTTGATCTTGGATCTTCGCACTCTTATGTCTGCTCATCACTTGCATTTCCTGATACTATTAAATTTGTGAGACTTGACTTTGATGTGCTGGTTGACcttgtccaatttcactcctctaattga